The Stenotrophomonas maltophilia sequence CGGGTCATCTGGTGCATCGCGGCCTTGGTCATGCCGTAGACCACGCCGCTGCGCACATGGGTCAGGCCGGACACGCTGCCGACGTTGACGATGGATGACGATGCGTGGCGTGCCAGCAGCGGGTGCGCGTAGCGCGACAGCTCGAATGCCGAGAACAGGTTGGTCTCGAAGATCTTCCGCCATTCATCCTCGGAGTACTCCGTGGCCGCCTTGGTGACATTGCCTCCTGCGTTGTTGACCAGGATGTGCAGGCCATCACTGTGGTCTTCCACCCAGTCCAGGATCTGCCGGCGGTCCTCGTCGTCGGAGACATCGGCGGCCAGCGCGTGCACCTGCATCTGCGGATATACGTCCAGCAGCTCGTCGCGCGCGGTCTCCAGCATGTCGATATCGCGCCCGACGATCATCAGGTCGGCGCCGAAGCCGGCCAGTTCGTGCGCGATGGCCAGGCCGATACCGGCGCTGGCGCCGGTGATCAGGGCAGTCTGCCCGTCCAGGCGCCACCGTTGCTGGGTCATGTGTCCTCCCCGGGGCCGCGCCCGCTGCATTTCGATGCGGCAAGGATACGCGCTCACGGCGGCCCTCTGCCGAGGATGCGACACTGCACGTACGCCCACCGCGGAGAGCCGCCAT is a genomic window containing:
- a CDS encoding SDR family oxidoreductase yields the protein MTQQRWRLDGQTALITGASAGIGLAIAHELAGFGADLMIVGRDIDMLETARDELLDVYPQMQVHALAADVSDDEDRRQILDWVEDHSDGLHILVNNAGGNVTKAATEYSEDEWRKIFETNLFSAFELSRYAHPLLARHASSSIVNVGSVSGLTHVRSGVVYGMTKAAMHQMTRNLAVEWAEDGIRVNAVAPWYIRTRRTSGPLSDPDYYEEVINRTPMRRIGEPEEVAAAVGFLCLPAASYVTGECIAVDGGFLRYGF